The genomic window TGGGATGGATATATTCGACATGCCTTCCTTTCTGGAGATCAGGACAGTATAGATAAAGTTAAAAAGTATGTGGATGACAAATTAAGTTCTCAAGATGAAGATGGATACATAGGTGTTTATGGAACAGATTTGAGATATCAACATACTACAGAAAATGGAGAACTATGGGCAAAGGCGAGCTTATTTCGTGGATTAATTGCCTATTACGAAATCACCAATGATGAACGTGTTTTAAAGGCTTTGCTTCGTGCCATGGACAATACCATGGAAAACTATCCTATTGGAAATTCCACACCTTTTAAAACGGACAAACCCTTTGCCGGTGTAGGTCACGGTTTGACTTTTACGGATGTTTGCTTCCAATTATATAACATCACGGGTGAATCAAAATATTTGGATTACGCTGTCTTCTTATTCGACGATTACAATAGGCATCAGGTTGAAGAAGAAGATATCTTGATCAAAAACTTGATGGATGAGGAGTATAAATTCAAAGGTCATGGCGTACATACTTATGAACATTTAAGAAGTTTAGTGGTAGCCTATGAACACACCAAAAAATCAAAATATAAAAATGCATTAGAGGCTTATCTTCAGAAATTGAGTATTGCTGAAAGTATTAGTGGTGGACCGATTGGAGATGAGTGGGTGTTTGGTCGACATGCTCATTCTGAATCGACAGGTTATGAGTATTGTTCTATCCACGAATTACTCGATTCCTTTACATTGTTATTACACTACGACAAAGACAGCCTTTGGGGAGATAAAATTGAATGGTTGTTCTTTAATGCTGCCCAAGGGGCTAGACATCCAGAACACTCTTCTATTGCTTACTGTAAAAGCGATGACTCCTACTCTATGTGTGGGGAAATTAATAGTGAAACGTGTGAGGAGACCAAAGAAAATCGATTTAAATATTCGCCGGTACATAAAGATGTTGCGGTTTGCTGTGTTCCTAATGCTGGAAGAATTCACCCTTACTATGTTCAGAATATGTGGGCAATAGAAGGTGATGAAATTTATATCAATTTATATGGGCCGTCTATTTTTTCTACAGAAATTGAGGGAAGCGAAATTGTTTTTGAGCAAGTCACTAATTATCCTATTGAAGATAAAATCATTATCAAGGCAACATCAAATAAACAAGTTGATGGTCAATTGATGTTGAGAGTTCCAAAATGGGCAAAAAACTTTAAAATCAATGGTGAATCTCCAAAGATCAACAAAAAAGGGTATGCCGT from Flammeovirga yaeyamensis includes these protein-coding regions:
- a CDS encoding beta-L-arabinofuranosidase domain-containing protein translates to MTQNKSIRTYFGDVKPTGWMYNQINHDLLHGFVGKLDQMVPDLIVEDDIYNKDRLTRLVKSKDVGAVNSEGEWNIQFLWWNSETQSNWWDGYIRHAFLSGDQDSIDKVKKYVDDKLSSQDEDGYIGVYGTDLRYQHTTENGELWAKASLFRGLIAYYEITNDERVLKALLRAMDNTMENYPIGNSTPFKTDKPFAGVGHGLTFTDVCFQLYNITGESKYLDYAVFLFDDYNRHQVEEEDILIKNLMDEEYKFKGHGVHTYEHLRSLVVAYEHTKKSKYKNALEAYLQKLSIAESISGGPIGDEWVFGRHAHSESTGYEYCSIHELLDSFTLLLHYDKDSLWGDKIEWLFFNAAQGARHPEHSSIAYCKSDDSYSMCGEINSETCEETKENRFKYSPVHKDVAVCCVPNAGRIHPYYVQNMWAIEGDEIYINLYGPSIFSTEIEGSEIVFEQVTNYPIEDKIIIKATSNKQVDGQLMLRVPKWAKNFKINGESPKINKKGYAVWKGLIDNELSLTIEMGNQPAAFKHTEGTYFAYGPLLFALPLEGKEEKTKEWGIEGFYDSKYQYTDDSLKEAVWVEGSELKKIDNSGAHYLDQVTIETSLKVDDEIKIKSLVPIGRTVLRKITF